The following proteins are encoded in a genomic region of Ostrea edulis chromosome 7, xbOstEdul1.1, whole genome shotgun sequence:
- the LOC130048818 gene encoding uncharacterized protein LOC130048818: MLPNAGETGYRGKYGSTRGYGEDRYSGKLFGKGSNFRPNGGSGSGENGDHSDEYGSGGSESSEESGSGKGKRRRNVERSDEYGSGDSESSEESGSGKVKTRKNGEGSDENGSDGSASSEEPRISGKGKRRKNGKGSGKYGSGGSNSVKESGSGKGKRRNQYDYGLSYYFNDFGVPVYGDYGEGGNSDKYGLENSYGNIYGDIYNNANDYGEDEWANYGYGYNEKRYGETRKTLNDANLLIYS; encoded by the coding sequence atgcTTCCAAATGCAGGGGAGACAGGCTATAGAGGAAAATACGGAAGTACAAGAGGTTACGGAGAAGACAGGTATAGTGGGAAGCTATTTGGAAAAGGGTCAAACTTCCGGCCCAATGGTGGATCTGGAAGCGGGGAGAATGGAGATCACTCTGATGAGTACGGGAGTGGTGGGTCAGAGAGTAGCGAGGAGTCCGGGAGTGGAAAGGGTAAAAGGAGAAGAAATGTAGAGCGTTCTGATGAGTACGGAAGTGGTGATTCTGAAAGTAGCGAGGAGTCCGGAAGTGGGAAGGTTAAAACGAGGAAAAATGGAGAGGGATCTGATGAGAACGGAAGTGATGGGTCTGCAAGTAGCGAGGAGCCCAGAATTAGTGGGAAGGGTAAAAGGAGGAAAAATGGAAAAGGCTCTGGTAAGTACGGAAGCGGTGGTTCTAACAGTGTCAAGGAATCCGGAAGTGGGAAGGGTAAAAGGAGAAACCAATATGATTACGGATTAAGTTATTACTTCAACGACTTTGGTGTACCGGTATATGGGGACTACGGAGAGGGCGGCAATAGCGATAAATATGGCTTAGAGAACAGTTACGGAAATATATACGGTGACATTTACAATAATGCAAACGACTATGGCGAGGATGAATGGGCTAATTATGGATACGGTTATAATGAAAAGAGATACGGAGAGACTCGCAAAACCTTGAATGATGCCAACCTCTTGATCTATTCTTAA
- the LOC125653397 gene encoding glutamine--tRNA ligase-like, whose protein sequence is MSTDLVSSFVAIGLSEQKAKETLKNETVTQNLKSAIEQAEKVAQGKMDKDVGKLLYNIATKLKAQIKNHQPMLVEYVVARKITTEIQLNAALDYLLHHPLPPVDKVKFEEESGVGIVITPDQVEAAVEEVIAKYKSSLLEKRYRFNMGMLMGEARSKLKFADGKIVKNEVDMQVLDLLGPKTEADLEKPAKQKAAKDQSNSGAKQGEKKEAPSSESFVGEDGEVKSFMEIMGQAMKFHKTGENYKTDGYVITPNTMNLLKKHLQEIGGKVHTRFPPEPNGILHIGHAKAINFNFGYAKKHNGNTYLRYDDTNPEKEEEKFFTAIREMVEWLGYKPFRVTHASDNFDKLYENAVELIKRGHAYVCHMKSEDLKGFDTPDSPWRDRPVEESLQLFEDMKNGKIGEGEATLRMKTTLEEGKKDPVAYRIKFTPHHRTGDKWCIYPTYDYTHCLCDSIENITHSLCTKEFQSRRSSYYWLCNALDLYCPVQWEYGRLNLNYAVVSKRKIAKLINEGYVRDWDDPRLFTLTALRRRGFPPEAINLFCAKVGVTMAQTVIDPSMLESCVRDVLNVTAPRAMAVLDPLKVTITNFPPDQPVSLTVPNFPADEKRGSHSISFKPVLYIEKSDFRESADKNYKRFAENQPVGLRHAGFILTVEKVIKDSSGNVIEVMATCKKTSEKEKPKGFIHWVSDPKVCEVRLYERLFFHKSPEDPSEVPGGFLSDVNPESLKIIPQAYVDSTIKDAKVRDQFQFERLGFFTVDRDSNPTKVIFNRTVTLKEDPGKN, encoded by the exons ATGTCTACAGATCTTGTTTCGTCGTTTGTGGCGATTGGCCTGAGCGAACAGAAGGCAAAAGAAACTCTAAAGAATGAGACTGTCACACAGAATCTAAAATCTGCTATCGAGCAG GCAGAGAAGGTGGCCCAGGGGAAAATGGACAAAGACGTCGGGAAATTGCTGTATAACATTGCCACCAAGCTGAAGGCCCAGATAAAGAACCACCAGCCTATGTTAGTGGAGTACGTCGTCGCACGCAAGATCACCACGGAGATACAGCTCAATG CTGCCTTGGACTATCTATTACATCACCCCCTTCCCCCAGTAGACAAGGTGAAGTTTGAGGAGGAGAGTGGAGTGGGCATAGTCATTACACCAGATCAAGTGGAGGCAGCG GTAGAGGAAGTGATAGCAAAATACAAGTCTTCATTGCTGGAGAAGAGGTACAGATTTAACATGGGGATGTTAATGG GAGAAGCAAGGTCGAAACTAAAATTTGCTGATGGCAAGATCGTGAAGAATGAGGTTGATATGCAGGTTCTGGATCTACTTGGTCCTAAAACAGAGGCTGACCTGGAGAAACCAGCCAAGCAAAAG gCTGCCAAAGACCAGAGCAACAGTGGGGCCAAACAAGGGGAGAAAAAAGAAGCACCATCCTCAGAGAGCT TTGTGGGTGAAGACGGGGAAGTGAAAAGCTTCATGGAGATCATGGGCCAGGCTATGAAATTCCACAAAACAG GAGAGAACTACAAAACAGATGGATATGTAATAACACCCAACACCATGAACTTATTAAAAAAGCATCTCCAGGAGATCGGAGGGAAg GTTCACACTCGATTTCCTCCAGAACCAAATGGAATTTTACACATTGGACATGCTAAAGCcatcaatttcaattttggTTATGCAAAG aAACACAATGGCAACACGTATCTGAGGTACGATGACACTAATCCGGAGAAGGAAGAGGAGAAATTTTTCACAGCAATCAGAGAGATGGTGGAGTGGTTGG GATACAAGCCCTTCCGAGTGACGCATGCCTCTGATAATTTCGACAAGCTTTACGAGAATGCCGTGGAACTGATTAAACGAGGTCACGCATACGTTTGTCACATGAAGTCGGAGGACCTGAAGGGATTCGATACACCAGACTCTCCTTGGCGAGATCGACCAGTGGAAGAGTCTCTACAGCTGTTTGAA gACATGAAGAACGGTAAAATTGGGGAGGGGGAAGCGACCCTGAGGATGAAGACGACTCTGGAGGAAGGAAAGAAGGACCCAGTAGCCTACAGGATCAAGTTCACCCCCCACCACCGCACAGGAGACAAGTG GTGCATCTACCCAACCTACGATTACACTCACTGCCTGTGTGACTCCATAGAAAACATCACCCACTCACTGTGTACAAAAGAGTTCCAATCAAG aCGATCATCCTATTACTGGCTATGCAATGCTCTGGACCTTTACTGCCCAGTCCAGTGGGAATATGGCCGTCTGAATCTCAACTATGCAGTTGTGTCCAAAAGGAAGATTGCTAAACTCATCAATGAAGGATATGTGAG GGACTGGGATGATCctcgtttgtttacattgaccGCCCTGAGGAGGAGGGGATTCCCCCCAGAAGCCATTAACCTCTTCTGTGCCAAG GTAGGCGTTACCATGGCACAGACTGTCATCGATCCCTCCATGTTGGAATCCTGTGTCAGGGATGTGCTCAATGTCACTGCTCCAAG AGCAATGGCTGTCCTTGACCCTCTGAAAGTGACAATCACAAACTTCCCACCAGACCAACCCGTGTCTCTGACCGTCCCTAACTTCCCCGCCGACGAGAAGCGTGGATCTCATAGCATCAGCTTCAAACCGGTGCTTTACATAGAGAAATCAGACTTCAGAGAG AGTGCTGACAAGAATTACAAGAGATTTGCAGAGAACCAGCCAGTGGGCTTACGGCACGCAGGTTTCATCCTCACTGTGGAAAAGGTCATTAAG GACAGCAGTGGAAACGTCATTGAAGTGATGGCGACCTGTAAGAAAACGAGCGAAAAGGAAAAACCCAAGGGCTTCATCCACTGGGTGTCAGATCCTAAAGTCTGCGAAGTCCGACTCTACGAAAGATT ATTTTTCCACAAAAGCCCTGAAGATCCTTCGGAGGTTCCCGGTGGATTTTTATCGGATGTAAACCCG GAATCCTTGAAGATAATCCCCCAGGCTTACGTGGACTCCACCATTAAAGACGCTAAAGTCCGTGACCAGTTCCAGTTCGAGAGGTTAGGATTCTTCACCGTAGACAGAGACTCCAACCCCACCAAG GTGATATTCAACAGGACTGTTACTCTGAAAGAGGATCCTGGAAAGAATTAG